The following proteins come from a genomic window of Solwaraspora sp. WMMA2065:
- a CDS encoding ABC transporter ATP-binding protein: MERTVHTDGHTAPALTLRGVSKRYGPVVACDAVDLAVRPGEIHGLLGENGAGKSTLMKILLGLVHRDAGSILRDGEPVEIDTPQRAADLGLGMVHQHFSLIDPLTVWENVIMGDSGRVDKGAACAQVEQVAQRYGLPIDPMARVDRLSAGERQRVELIKCLRRDPSVLILDEPTSVLTQAESAELFTVLRRVVQAENRAVILISHKLAEIIAATDRVTVLRRGAVVFHGPTAQTTPQLLARQMVGREVSLRAESAALGMLPVDRSGDQPAGDQPSASGQPAAGSPPALRLRDVTVLLGELRILDALNLDVAPGEIVGLYGVEGNGQATLGDLLSGLLVPDSGTVEIGGEPVDLDRAGALHTAGLGIVPEDRHRSGVVLDMTIAENLVMKSLAGVSGAGGVLSRRRIQQIARQRMTEFNIIAPSPDTPVRSLSGGNQQRVVLARELSAGPRVLIAAQPTHGLDVGAIEDMYVRLRQAAAEGVAVLLISTELEEVMALSDRVAVISSGRIVGVLDPAEATAERLGMLVGGVSH; this comes from the coding sequence GTGGAACGGACTGTGCACACCGACGGCCACACGGCGCCGGCGCTCACCCTGCGCGGAGTGAGCAAGCGCTACGGTCCGGTCGTCGCCTGCGACGCCGTGGATCTCGCCGTCCGACCCGGCGAGATCCACGGCCTCCTCGGCGAGAACGGGGCCGGCAAGTCGACCCTGATGAAGATCCTGCTCGGGCTGGTGCACCGGGACGCCGGCAGCATCCTGCGCGACGGCGAGCCGGTCGAGATCGACACTCCGCAGCGGGCGGCCGATCTGGGGCTGGGCATGGTGCACCAGCACTTCAGCCTGATCGACCCACTCACCGTCTGGGAAAACGTGATCATGGGCGACAGCGGCCGGGTCGACAAGGGCGCGGCCTGCGCCCAGGTCGAGCAGGTCGCCCAGCGGTACGGCCTGCCGATCGACCCGATGGCCCGGGTGGACCGGCTCTCCGCCGGGGAACGGCAGCGGGTCGAGCTGATCAAGTGTCTGCGCCGCGACCCGTCGGTGCTGATCCTCGATGAACCGACGTCGGTGCTCACCCAGGCCGAGTCGGCCGAACTGTTCACCGTGCTGCGCCGGGTGGTGCAGGCGGAGAACCGGGCGGTCATCCTGATCAGCCACAAGCTGGCCGAGATCATCGCGGCCACCGACCGGGTCACCGTGCTGCGCCGGGGCGCGGTGGTCTTCCACGGGCCGACCGCGCAGACCACCCCGCAGCTGCTGGCCCGGCAGATGGTCGGTCGGGAGGTGTCGCTGCGGGCGGAGAGCGCCGCGCTGGGCATGCTGCCGGTCGATCGTTCCGGCGACCAGCCAGCAGGCGACCAGCCGTCTGCCAGCGGCCAGCCGGCCGCCGGCTCCCCGCCGGCGTTGCGGCTGCGCGACGTCACCGTGCTCCTCGGTGAGCTGCGGATTCTCGACGCCCTCAACCTCGACGTCGCACCGGGGGAAATCGTCGGCCTGTACGGCGTCGAAGGCAATGGCCAGGCCACCCTCGGTGATCTGCTTTCCGGGCTGCTGGTGCCCGACTCCGGCACGGTCGAGATCGGTGGCGAGCCGGTCGACCTCGACCGGGCCGGCGCGCTGCACACCGCCGGACTCGGCATCGTGCCCGAGGACCGGCACCGGTCCGGCGTGGTGCTGGACATGACGATCGCCGAGAACCTGGTGATGAAGTCGCTGGCCGGGGTCTCCGGCGCCGGCGGGGTGCTCAGCCGGCGACGGATCCAGCAGATCGCCCGGCAGCGGATGACCGAGTTCAACATCATCGCCCCGTCCCCGGACACCCCGGTGCGCAGCCTGTCCGGCGGCAACCAGCAGCGGGTGGTGCTGGCCCGGGAGTTGTCCGCCGGACCGAGGGTGCTGATCGCCGCCCAGCCCACCCACGGGCTGGACGTCGGCGCGATCGAAGACATGTACGTGCGGCTGCGGCAGGCCGCCGCGGAAGGGGTGGCGGTTTTGCTGATCTCCACCGAACTCGAAGAGGTGATGGCCCTGTCCGACCGGGT
- a CDS encoding BMP family ABC transporter substrate-binding protein — protein MTIRIGKGAAALLAGAVSLALVGCADNDATAPDPAGSEGGGTVIAGQPDVNGDGKVLIGVLSPGDINDNGYYESFVAEAERFANEQGWEVIKRGSVPPTEALSSARALCQQGVDMVALGASELKDAIPASEEPACENVAWYVPSSENIPQTPEIVISSDDPNQSMLAAGYATGLLMEENGDTKAGFVTGMEVDFAINAARAFKAGIRMVVPEAELVITYTGDFNDSAKAREAVQAQIDQGVSVVYPYLGGATDAATELANEGGAITLTPGTDRCDSTEPEFDISVIFDPGAYFAAALTLFAEGELEMGTTKVWQIGIDPYPAIKICDPTAEQTERMEAFVTDVAEGNIDTAAEVERLGG, from the coding sequence GTGACAATAAGGATCGGAAAGGGTGCGGCGGCGCTGCTCGCCGGCGCCGTCAGCCTCGCCCTGGTCGGCTGCGCCGACAACGACGCCACCGCGCCGGACCCCGCCGGCTCCGAGGGCGGCGGCACCGTCATCGCCGGCCAGCCGGACGTCAACGGCGACGGCAAGGTGCTGATCGGGGTGCTCAGCCCCGGTGACATCAACGACAACGGCTACTACGAGAGCTTTGTCGCCGAAGCCGAGCGGTTCGCCAACGAGCAGGGCTGGGAGGTCATCAAGCGGGGTTCGGTGCCGCCGACCGAGGCGCTCAGCTCGGCCCGGGCGCTGTGCCAGCAGGGCGTCGACATGGTGGCGCTGGGCGCTTCCGAGCTCAAGGACGCCATCCCCGCCTCCGAGGAGCCGGCCTGCGAGAACGTTGCCTGGTACGTGCCGTCGTCGGAGAACATCCCGCAGACCCCGGAGATCGTCATTTCCAGCGACGACCCGAACCAGAGCATGCTCGCCGCCGGATACGCCACCGGTCTGCTGATGGAGGAGAACGGTGACACCAAGGCCGGCTTCGTCACCGGCATGGAGGTCGACTTCGCGATCAACGCCGCCCGGGCTTTCAAGGCCGGGATCCGGATGGTGGTCCCCGAGGCCGAGCTGGTGATCACCTATACCGGTGACTTCAACGACTCCGCAAAGGCCCGGGAGGCCGTGCAGGCGCAGATCGACCAGGGCGTCAGTGTGGTCTACCCGTACCTCGGTGGGGCCACCGACGCCGCAACCGAACTGGCCAACGAGGGCGGCGCGATCACCCTGACCCCGGGCACCGACCGGTGCGACTCGACCGAGCCGGAGTTCGACATCTCGGTCATCTTCGACCCGGGTGCCTACTTCGCCGCCGCGCTGACCCTGTTCGCCGAGGGCGAGCTGGAGATGGGCACCACCAAGGTGTGGCAGATCGGTATCGACCCGTACCCGGCGATCAAGATCTGCGACCCGACGGCGGAGCAGACCGAGCGGATGGAGGCTTTCGTCACCGACGTGGCCGAGGGCAACATCGACACCGCCGCCGAGGTGGAGCGGCTCGGCGGCTGA
- a CDS encoding amidohydrolase family protein has protein sequence MTTLAAPTADSGPGTARADLLVVDADIVTMAPGREVVTGGAIAVVDGRIADIGPTGALRVAYPHTPELDAAGCLVVPGLVNAHQHTTADPLIRSSIPDDVPAQQAIFDWIVPLHAAVTGDDDELSATLTAVEALSYGVTTLLEPGTVAHPLRVAAGLRAAGIRGRVGRWGWDTADAPYSMPAGETLAAQAETVTALAGDRLVTGWVTLVGHDLVSDELFTGAAELAERLDVPMTWHLSPSAEDPAGYAVAGRPRPVLHLRDLGVLGPRLLLGHAVWLDDDELDALAGSGASVASCPGAYLRLGQGFTRAGRHTELRRAGGRLALGCDSHNAGDTPDVWRAARLFAGLDRDRGAAEPLPADEIFALATVDGADAVGLGWLTGSIEVGKAADLVVLDTRTIAWTPRGDLATQLVWGAASHTVRDVLVDGRPVVRDRRITTVDVDALRAEVASRGADLLRRAGIDIPHRWPVVPATEYRAHRTGPAGATPPR, from the coding sequence ATGACCACGCTCGCGGCCCCGACCGCCGACTCCGGACCCGGCACCGCCCGCGCCGACCTGCTGGTCGTCGACGCCGACATCGTCACCATGGCCCCCGGCCGGGAGGTGGTCACCGGCGGTGCGATCGCGGTGGTCGACGGCCGGATCGCCGACATCGGCCCGACCGGTGCGCTGCGGGTCGCGTACCCGCACACCCCGGAGCTCGACGCGGCCGGCTGCCTGGTCGTCCCCGGCCTGGTCAACGCCCACCAGCACACCACCGCCGACCCGCTGATCCGCAGCAGCATCCCCGACGACGTCCCCGCCCAGCAGGCGATCTTCGACTGGATCGTGCCGCTGCACGCCGCCGTCACCGGCGACGACGACGAACTTTCGGCCACCCTCACCGCCGTCGAGGCGCTCAGCTACGGCGTCACCACCCTGCTCGAACCGGGCACCGTGGCGCATCCGCTGCGGGTCGCTGCCGGGCTGCGCGCCGCCGGCATCCGGGGCCGGGTCGGCCGCTGGGGCTGGGACACCGCCGATGCCCCGTACTCGATGCCGGCCGGCGAGACCCTCGCCGCCCAGGCTGAGACGGTCACCGCGCTGGCCGGCGACCGGCTGGTCACCGGCTGGGTCACCCTGGTCGGCCACGATCTGGTCAGCGACGAGCTGTTCACCGGCGCCGCCGAGCTGGCCGAGCGACTCGACGTGCCGATGACCTGGCACCTGTCGCCCAGCGCCGAGGACCCGGCCGGGTACGCCGTCGCCGGCCGCCCCCGGCCCGTGTTGCACCTGCGTGACCTCGGTGTGCTCGGCCCCCGCCTGCTGCTCGGGCACGCCGTCTGGCTCGATGACGACGAGCTCGACGCGCTCGCCGGCAGCGGTGCCTCTGTCGCCTCCTGCCCCGGCGCCTACCTGCGGCTCGGACAGGGCTTCACCCGGGCGGGCCGGCACACCGAGCTGCGGCGGGCCGGTGGCCGGCTGGCGTTGGGCTGCGACTCGCACAATGCCGGCGACACCCCGGACGTGTGGCGGGCGGCCCGGCTCTTCGCCGGGCTGGACCGTGACCGTGGCGCGGCCGAGCCGCTGCCCGCCGACGAGATCTTCGCCCTGGCCACCGTCGACGGCGCCGACGCCGTCGGGCTGGGGTGGCTGACCGGTTCGATCGAGGTCGGCAAGGCCGCCGACCTGGTCGTACTGGACACCCGCACCATCGCGTGGACCCCGCGCGGGGACCTGGCCACCCAGCTCGTCTGGGGCGCGGCCAGCCACACCGTGCGGGACGTACTGGTCGACGGCCGGCCGGTGGTCCGGGACCGACGGATCACCACCGTCGACGTCGACGCCCTGCGGGCCGAGGTCGCGTCGCGCGGCGCGGACCTGCTCCGCCGGGCCGGCATCGACATCCCGCATCGCTGGCCTGTCGTGCCGGCGACCGAGTACCGCGCGCACCGGACCGGACCGGCCGGCGCGACGCCCCCAAGGTGA
- a CDS encoding zinc-binding dehydrogenase — MVQTDFGGPEVVRPRALPDPEPGPADVVVGVTAAALNRLDLLQLRGPGLLPGFTLPHVAGMDVAGQVVATGAEVGTLRTGDRVVLDPTIGCGHCAACVGGNPGYCRTLRVVGGNRPGGFAEYVAVPAAVAHRVPDHVDLADAAALPTAWSVAWHALHRVGTLHPGESVVIQAATSAVSIAAIQLARARGAWVIAVARSEAKRAAAVSLGADVALDLDDRTAAGVREHTGGHGADLVLDHVGAATWHSSLASLRTGGRLVLLGNTSGDQVSLSLAQVYHQGLRLLGAGAYAPADFAAMLDAYFAGGLRAVRGAEYPLADLPAAYARLESGDLVGKILIRP; from the coding sequence ATGGTTCAGACCGACTTCGGTGGCCCCGAAGTCGTACGGCCGCGCGCCCTGCCGGACCCCGAGCCCGGCCCGGCCGACGTCGTCGTCGGCGTCACCGCCGCCGCGCTGAACCGTCTCGACCTGCTCCAGCTGCGCGGGCCCGGCCTGCTCCCCGGCTTCACGCTGCCGCACGTCGCCGGCATGGACGTCGCCGGGCAGGTGGTCGCCACCGGTGCCGAGGTCGGCACGCTGCGCACCGGCGACCGGGTCGTGCTCGACCCCACCATCGGCTGCGGGCACTGCGCCGCCTGCGTCGGCGGCAACCCCGGCTACTGCCGAACGCTGCGCGTCGTCGGCGGCAACCGACCCGGCGGCTTCGCCGAGTACGTCGCCGTACCGGCCGCCGTGGCCCACCGGGTCCCCGACCACGTCGACCTCGCCGACGCCGCCGCACTGCCCACCGCCTGGAGCGTCGCCTGGCACGCCCTGCACCGGGTCGGCACCCTGCACCCCGGCGAATCCGTGGTGATCCAGGCAGCCACCAGCGCGGTCAGCATCGCCGCCATCCAGCTCGCCCGCGCCCGCGGCGCCTGGGTGATCGCGGTGGCCCGCAGCGAAGCCAAACGGGCCGCAGCCGTCTCCCTCGGCGCCGACGTGGCGCTCGACCTGGACGACCGGACCGCCGCCGGGGTCCGGGAGCACACCGGCGGGCACGGCGCCGACCTGGTGCTGGACCACGTCGGTGCGGCCACCTGGCACAGCTCCCTGGCCAGCCTGCGCACCGGCGGCCGGCTGGTGCTGCTCGGCAACACCAGCGGCGACCAGGTCAGTCTGTCGCTGGCCCAGGTGTACCACCAGGGTCTGCGCCTGCTCGGCGCCGGCGCGTACGCCCCGGCCGACTTCGCCGCCATGCTCGATGCGTACTTCGCTGGCGGGCTGCGGGCGGTCCGAGGAGCCGAATATCCGCTCGCCGACCTGCCTGCGGCGTACGCCCGGCTGGAGTCCGGTGACCTCGTCGGCAAGATCCTGATCCGGCCATGA
- a CDS encoding helix-turn-helix domain-containing protein, whose protein sequence is MTGAADRPVPAVRPRLAVAAEPTPAQFAQWLTDLAFGGAGWPVLLARLAEAIGRDCRLVAETGELLATSDSTSGSAVADPVELRGDRVRCVDGWLGRSVPVGSGSRRLGALLLAEPVGAGQLDYARAAVTALLIEAVRREPPQPPPPVGADGLLRALRDGTGDRSPAGQADLVRAAAAYRWRLDQPHAAVALGYTGTQRRRWASALTWLDRPVLADGGLGWTLLQGDAEREVVRLRGRLEQIVGAGQVRVAGGRSVTGPAATPDSFRDARLLLRLLLRNSPAAAEPAELPFERAGLAQLLLAVPPDRLRWYVDRHLGPIAQRDDLLRTLDHWLATGGSRQAVSEQLHLHRNSVGYRVGLIKRLLGVDPLHPSTAAVLRTALVARELLIVVADGG, encoded by the coding sequence GTGACCGGGGCGGCCGACCGTCCGGTGCCGGCCGTCCGGCCCCGGCTGGCCGTGGCTGCCGAACCGACGCCGGCCCAGTTCGCCCAGTGGCTGACCGACCTCGCGTTCGGCGGTGCTGGCTGGCCGGTGCTGCTGGCCCGGCTGGCCGAGGCCATCGGCCGGGACTGCCGGCTGGTCGCCGAGACCGGCGAGCTGCTGGCCACCAGCGACAGCACCAGCGGCAGCGCGGTCGCCGACCCGGTCGAGCTACGCGGCGACCGGGTGCGCTGCGTCGACGGCTGGCTCGGCCGGTCGGTGCCGGTCGGGTCCGGCAGCCGTCGGCTCGGTGCCCTGCTGCTGGCCGAGCCGGTCGGGGCCGGCCAGCTCGACTACGCCCGGGCCGCGGTCACCGCACTGCTCATCGAGGCGGTACGTCGGGAGCCGCCGCAGCCGCCACCGCCGGTGGGCGCTGACGGGCTGCTGCGGGCGCTGCGCGACGGCACCGGTGACCGGTCCCCGGCCGGCCAGGCGGACCTGGTGCGGGCCGCGGCGGCGTACCGGTGGCGGCTGGACCAACCGCACGCGGCCGTGGCGCTCGGCTACACCGGCACCCAGCGGCGCCGGTGGGCGTCCGCGTTGACCTGGCTGGACCGGCCGGTGCTGGCCGACGGAGGGCTGGGCTGGACCCTGCTGCAGGGTGACGCCGAGCGGGAGGTGGTCCGGCTGCGCGGCCGGTTGGAACAGATCGTCGGTGCCGGCCAGGTCCGGGTGGCCGGCGGCCGGTCGGTGACCGGCCCGGCCGCGACCCCGGACTCGTTCCGGGACGCCCGGCTGCTGCTGCGGCTGCTGCTGCGCAACAGTCCGGCGGCTGCGGAGCCGGCCGAGCTGCCGTTCGAGCGGGCTGGTCTGGCGCAGCTGCTGCTGGCCGTGCCGCCGGACCGGCTGCGCTGGTACGTGGACCGGCACCTGGGGCCGATCGCGCAGCGCGACGACCTGCTCCGCACCCTGGACCACTGGCTGGCGACCGGTGGGAGCAGGCAAGCTGTGAGTGAACAACTACATCTGCACCGTAACTCCGTCGGCTACCGGGTGGGTCTGATCAAGCGGCTACTGGGGGTGGATCCTTTGCATCCGTCGACTGCTGCGGTGCTGCGTACCGCGCTGGTCGCGCGGGAGCTGCTGATCGTCGTCGCAGACGGCGGATAA
- a CDS encoding aldehyde dehydrogenase family protein translates to MADLDIPAARQLIDGAWEAAADGGELPVLDPATRQSIQPVARARAVDVDRAVAAARRAAPGWAATSSSERGAALRRWVDLIAAHVEELAVYEARDVGKPRSGGRLNIYIAQGIVDYFAGAADKLTGVTLPTRTPDYFGYTRPEPYGVCAVVIPWNVPAVLTAANVAPALAAGNTVVLKPSEIAPLAPFALAELARRAGLPPGVLNVVTGLGPEAGVALTGHPDVDHISFVGSTVTGRAVMRAAAEHLVPVKLELGGKSPNVVFADADLDTAVPAIVASITENAGQNCYAGSRLVVEESIRAEVVERVAAAMAEVRVGSWEQDLDMGPLVSQAQYERVRGFLAEAPGSGARLVTGGEPATAAFGDGWYVAPTVFDGVDETMRLAREEIFGPVLAVQGFRSTEEAVSIMNGTDFGLLTCVWTSDVSRALRVAGQARSGQVAVNQFHDAGVIGFPFNMQKESGFSRGGGYAALREYTQEKAVAVRLLDRSPT, encoded by the coding sequence ATGGCTGACCTGGACATTCCCGCTGCCCGCCAGCTGATCGACGGTGCCTGGGAGGCAGCCGCCGACGGTGGCGAACTTCCGGTGCTCGACCCGGCGACCCGGCAGAGCATCCAGCCGGTCGCCCGGGCCCGCGCCGTCGACGTGGACCGTGCCGTCGCCGCCGCCCGCCGGGCCGCCCCCGGCTGGGCCGCGACCTCGTCGAGCGAACGCGGCGCGGCGTTGCGCCGGTGGGTCGACCTGATCGCCGCCCACGTCGAGGAACTTGCCGTCTATGAGGCCCGTGACGTGGGCAAACCCCGCTCCGGCGGCCGGCTCAACATCTACATCGCGCAGGGCATCGTCGACTACTTCGCCGGCGCGGCCGACAAGCTGACCGGGGTCACCCTGCCCACCCGTACCCCTGACTACTTCGGTTACACCCGCCCGGAGCCGTACGGCGTCTGCGCGGTGGTGATCCCGTGGAACGTGCCGGCCGTGCTCACCGCCGCGAACGTCGCCCCGGCGCTGGCCGCCGGCAACACCGTGGTGCTCAAGCCGTCCGAGATCGCCCCGCTCGCCCCGTTCGCCCTGGCCGAGCTGGCCCGGCGGGCCGGGCTGCCGCCCGGGGTGCTCAACGTGGTGACCGGGCTCGGCCCGGAGGCCGGCGTGGCGCTGACCGGCCATCCAGACGTCGACCACATCAGTTTCGTCGGTTCGACCGTCACCGGCCGGGCGGTGATGCGGGCCGCCGCCGAGCACCTGGTCCCGGTGAAACTCGAACTCGGCGGCAAGTCGCCGAACGTGGTCTTCGCCGACGCGGACCTGGACACCGCCGTACCGGCGATCGTCGCCTCGATCACCGAGAACGCCGGCCAGAACTGCTACGCCGGCTCCCGGCTGGTGGTCGAGGAGTCGATCCGGGCGGAGGTGGTCGAGCGGGTGGCCGCCGCGATGGCCGAGGTCCGGGTCGGGTCGTGGGAACAGGACCTGGACATGGGCCCACTGGTCAGCCAGGCCCAGTACGAGCGGGTCCGGGGGTTCCTGGCCGAGGCGCCGGGCTCCGGGGCGCGGCTGGTCACCGGCGGGGAGCCGGCCACGGCCGCGTTCGGCGACGGCTGGTACGTGGCCCCGACCGTGTTCGACGGCGTCGACGAGACGATGCGGCTGGCTCGCGAGGAGATTTTCGGCCCGGTCCTGGCCGTGCAGGGGTTTCGGAGCACCGAGGAAGCGGTGTCGATCATGAACGGCACCGACTTCGGCCTGCTCACCTGCGTCTGGACCTCCGACGTGTCCCGGGCGTTGCGGGTGGCCGGCCAGGCCCGCAGCGGTCAGGTGGCGGTCAACCAGTTCCACGACGCCGGGGTGATCGGGTTCCCGTTCAACATGCAGAAGGAGAGTGGGTTCAGCCGGGGCGGCGGGTACGCGGCGCTGCGCGAGTACACCCAGGAGAAGGCCGTCGCGGTCCGGCTGCTCGATCGATCGCCGACGTGA
- a CDS encoding NAD(P)-dependent alcohol dehydrogenase, which translates to MRVTAAVLDSAGGPFTLQELDLAGPGPDEVLVRVHSVGICGTDLEFANFFPTPAVLGHEGAGVVEQVGERVTGVSAGDHVAMSFTSCGTCPLCLTGSPAYCRSFDAVNFAGRRPDGSSALSRDGEPVNGHFLGQSSFASHVVAPARAVVPISKEIDLRLVGPFGCGFGTGAGAVLKVLRPPVGSSIVVFGAGSVGVAAILAARIAGCTTIAAVDVNADKLDTARLLGATHGVDSRTGDAKELLAAIAPHGFDFAIDATGREEVLRTAVESLGPLGRCGVVGVGPSERMSFDWRSILNGRSVTGIIGGASLPQVFLPKLLDLHTAGRFPVDRLLSYYPFEQINEAVAAVRSGTVGKAVLTL; encoded by the coding sequence GTGCGGGTCACGGCGGCGGTACTGGACAGCGCGGGTGGACCGTTCACCCTGCAGGAGCTCGACCTGGCCGGACCCGGCCCGGACGAGGTGCTGGTACGCGTACACAGCGTCGGTATCTGCGGCACCGACCTGGAGTTCGCCAACTTCTTCCCCACCCCGGCGGTGCTCGGCCACGAGGGTGCCGGCGTGGTCGAGCAGGTCGGCGAGCGGGTCACCGGTGTCTCGGCCGGCGACCACGTGGCGATGAGCTTCACCTCGTGCGGCACCTGCCCGCTCTGTCTGACCGGCAGCCCGGCGTACTGCCGCAGCTTCGACGCGGTCAACTTCGCCGGCCGCCGCCCGGACGGCAGCAGCGCGCTGTCGCGCGACGGCGAACCGGTCAACGGGCACTTTCTCGGCCAGTCGTCGTTCGCCAGCCACGTGGTCGCCCCGGCCCGCGCCGTGGTGCCGATCAGCAAGGAGATCGACCTGCGGCTGGTCGGGCCGTTCGGCTGCGGCTTCGGCACCGGGGCCGGCGCGGTGCTCAAGGTGCTCCGCCCGCCGGTCGGGTCGTCGATCGTCGTCTTCGGTGCCGGCTCGGTCGGCGTGGCGGCGATCCTCGCCGCCCGGATCGCCGGCTGCACCACGATCGCCGCGGTCGACGTCAACGCCGACAAGCTGGACACGGCCCGGCTGCTCGGCGCCACCCACGGCGTCGACTCGCGCACCGGGGACGCGAAGGAGCTGCTCGCCGCGATCGCCCCGCACGGATTCGACTTCGCGATCGACGCCACCGGGCGCGAGGAGGTGCTGCGGACCGCGGTCGAGTCGCTCGGCCCGCTGGGTCGGTGCGGCGTCGTCGGGGTCGGCCCCAGCGAGCGGATGAGCTTCGACTGGCGCAGCATCCTCAACGGGCGCAGCGTCACCGGGATCATCGGCGGCGCCAGCCTGCCCCAGGTGTTCCTGCCGAAGTTGCTGGACCTGCACACCGCCGGCCGCTTCCCGGTGGACCGGCTGCTCAGCTACTACCCGTTCGAGCAGATCAACGAGGCGGTGGCGGCGGTACGCTCCGGCACCGTCGGCAAGGCCGTCCTGACGCTCTGA